Proteins from one Corynebacterium epidermidicanis genomic window:
- a CDS encoding Type 1 glutamine amidotransferase-like domain-containing protein, translating into MSTSAPERIAEVLGSVDTVYVAGGETFDLLQVMHTSGAFEMLKDKVAAGLTYIGTSAGSVVAGPTIEHIAPMDSPEKAPDLHDYTGLSLVDACIVPHASGTIPAYPISVIEEIVAKFGERLPLQLLNDGQALLVEDGKATLI; encoded by the coding sequence TTGAGCACTTCTGCTCCGGAGCGCATTGCTGAGGTGCTTGGCAGCGTCGATACGGTTTACGTCGCGGGTGGCGAAACTTTCGATCTGCTGCAGGTGATGCACACTTCAGGGGCATTCGAGATGTTGAAAGACAAGGTTGCCGCAGGGCTCACCTACATAGGTACGAGCGCCGGCTCTGTCGTCGCCGGCCCCACCATCGAACATATCGCGCCCATGGATTCACCCGAGAAGGCGCCCGACCTGCATGATTACACCGGTCTATCGCTTGTCGACGCCTGCATCGTTCCGCACGCCTCCGGCACGATCCCGGCGTACCCAATCTCCGTCATCGAAGAGATCGTTGCCAAGTTTGGCGAACGCCTGCCGCTACAACTGCTTAACGACGGCCAAGCGCTGTTGGTTGAAGACGGGAAGGCCACATTGATCTAG